The region GACCCGAAGTACAAGGAGGAGATAACGCGGGTCACCGGATTTGAGCCTGTAACCTTCTCGGGTGAAGAAGCGGAGGAAATTCTTCGAGGCTTCGTTAAGAGCGTCACTCCCGACGTTCTCGCTTACTTGCGAACGATCGTGAAGTAGGGAGCCGTAGCGGGGTTTGGCTTTTTTGTCAGTTGACGTGGTATCCCTTCTTACCCGAACAGTGACGGGATCCAACCGTCGGGGAAGGGTATATGGAGAAGCCGATCAAAAAGGCCCTTCATTACGAGCCACGAAAGGGTCGTCAAAATAAGAGCCAAACCCCATTTTTCTTTGCCGCCCAGCTTAAGGTACGAGAATACAAAAACCGGAACGCCTACAGGGAACCCGATTAATAGAATCAGAATAAAGAAGCCCAATATCCAGCCGACGATCGCCAAGGTCCTTTGGCGGGCCACCAAGGGATCGATTTCTGTTGTCAACTCAAAATCGACCGCATGACCCTCCCTTTGCTTTTCAGTGGCAAAAGCGCTCAAGCCCATTTCGATCAACGCCAGCACCAGAAGCGGCACGGCAATCATTCTAGGAAAGAGCGCCGTTCGAAAGGGCCAATCCGTGGCCGAATAAAGAGCGTAGCTCGCTACCAACGCGATGCTTAAAGCGAGAAAGAAATGGAGATTGAGTTTGGGTTTCATGCGATCGGTTCACTCTCGACTTGTTTCAGGTAAAAACGTAAGTGCGGATAGGCGATAAATGTTACAGTTAAAACCATCAAGACGAGGACCACTGGGTCGTAGAGCCAAGAGAGACCGTAGCGGGTCGTCGAGATGTAGAAATGTGTTTCTGCGATCTCTCCCAGGACGAAACCGAGAACCAAGGGGGCTCTTGGCCAACTGCAGCGCACCATCAGGTAGCCGAAACCACCGAATAAGAGAAGACTGACGAGGTCGCCGATGTGATTGTGTTCGGTAAAGGCACCGATGAACGCAAGAAACAAAATAAATGGAATGAGGATCGCGCCGCGCACAGTGGTGAGCTTAGCCAGTTGATTAAGGAACAAGAGGCTGACCGCTACCGTGATCACGTTAGCGATAACCATCGTCCACACCATGGAGAAAGTCAGGACAAGGTGCTTGTCGAGCATGTCCAAACCAGGCCGGAGCCCTTGAATCAAGAACGCGCCGAGAAGAATGGCCATGGCTGCGCTCCCTGGAATGCCGAAGGCAATGGTAGGGATCAGCGAACCTCCTTCCTTGGAGTTATTGGCCGCGCCAGGCCCCAAAACTCCGCGCACATCACCTTTGCCAAACCCGCTGCGCTCAGTCGCATCACGAGCGCTTTGCGCCGCATGGCCGTAGGCGATCCACTGGGCGACGCTGCCTCCTAACCCTGGCATGATGCCAATGAATGTTCCGGCAAGGCTGCATCGGACCGTGAGCCAGAAATGGCGAAAGGTGTCCTTCACTCCCTCCATGACGCCGCTATTTAGGTTCCCTTGAGGCAGCTCTCCGGCAATCGATGTCCCTCGGACTGCCAAGTCGATAATCTCCGGCATAGCGAAGAGCCCTATGATGAGTGGAACAATCGCGACGCCGTCCCAAAGATAGAGCTGGTCGAAAGTGAAGCGCTCGATCCC is a window of Candidatus Omnitrophota bacterium DNA encoding:
- a CDS encoding tripartite tricarboxylate transporter TctB family protein, with translation MKPKLNLHFFLALSIALVASYALYSATDWPFRTALFPRMIAVPLLVLALIEMGLSAFATEKQREGHAVDFELTTEIDPLVARQRTLAIVGWILGFFILILLIGFPVGVPVFVFSYLKLGGKEKWGLALILTTLSWLVMKGLFDRLLHIPFPDGWIPSLFG
- a CDS encoding tripartite tricarboxylate transporter permease, with the protein product MVEAFVAGFLAVLQWKTFSFMLIGIAVGFWVGLLPGIGGLTTLALMLPFIYDMTPVEAFAFLLGMHSVTATTGDITSILFGVPGEGSAAATILDGHAMAKKGEAGRALGAALMSSLVGAIIGAFALAISIPIMRPLVLIFGAPELFMLAVMGISFISSLSGQGGRAMIRGFLGGLLGLLIALVGLDPQAGIERFTFDQLYLWDGVAIVPLIIGLFAMPEIIDLAVRGTSIAGELPQGNLNSGVMEGVKDTFRHFWLTVRCSLAGTFIGIMPGLGGSVAQWIAYGHAAQSARDATERSGFGKGDVRGVLGPGAANNSKEGGSLIPTIAFGIPGSAAMAILLGAFLIQGLRPGLDMLDKHLVLTFSMVWTMVIANVITVAVSLLFLNQLAKLTTVRGAILIPFILFLAFIGAFTEHNHIGDLVSLLLFGGFGYLMVRCSWPRAPLVLGFVLGEIAETHFYISTTRYGLSWLYDPVVLVLMVLTVTFIAYPHLRFYLKQVESEPIA